acacacacacacacacacacacacacacacacacacacacacacacacacacacacacacacacacataccctcctTTTTATAGATTCTTTGTCCAAGATTCCGGCTGAAGATTGCCTGGGCCTCCCACCTCAGTAGCCTTGCCAGGAGGAGGCTGTTCCAACCACACTGCTCAGCCTCTGGGGAAAGGGCGCATCGAGTTCCCTGCAATTCCTCCAGTGAGAATCAAGCCAAGAAGTCATTGCTGAAGCTATACTCTTACTCATGTCCTGTTCTTTTTCTTGGGATAAATCCTCTTGTAATGGAATTATTAGGACAGACTATATGCCACGCACTCGAGCAGGCTTTGATATGAGCCAATTGCGTACTGATAAGACTGCACTTCGGCCTTGCCTTTCCTAACTCCTCGGTGCGCGGCCGCACCACCAGGGGCCTTGGGATGAATCAGTCACCAGACCAGATAAACAAGCCCTTCCGCTGCCGGTGCCTCGTCTGCACCcaagaaaggaacctcccttggaTCTCGCCCAGGTCCTGGAATTCCTCAGCACCCGGCTAGGCACCTTTGTACCCCTGCACCCAGGAGCCCAGGTCTTACTCTGCTCTCCTCGCCCCGCCCTGGACTGGGCGGGGCCAGCAGCCAAAGCGGCAAGActtcacacacaccccagcctctGTGCTGTGGGTCCAGAGCCGAGGCCCGAGGGGGCCCTGGAGGGACCCAATGAAGACACTACTGACCATCCTGACGGTGGGATCCCTGGCTGGTAAGTACCTCTCGACCTGTCCTCAGATCCTCCTACCCCAGCAGCTAGGGAGCGCAGTtgcctcctcctgccccatgacTCTCTTAGCAGccagtttcattttcttcctggcTGGCGCTGGACTGGGTGGCGGGTTTCCCTGGCGATGGAGATGACCTGGTTCAGGtagctggagagaagagagtaCCCCAGACCTGGCTTCCTAAAAGGACTCAGTTGACCTTCAAGTATTCGGACATTGATTGACCAGCTGTCTGAACTCAGGGTGCTGAGTCCTTGCCCCAATCCCAGTAAGTAGAGTCTTGGCCTCAGGGGTGCTGCTTCATGCTCTGCTTATCACTAAGGAGGAGACAACCAGCTAGATAAAGCTGAGGTCAGGCTACTGTCTCCATCCATGTCTCCTCAGGCCCCTCTGGCTGGATCAGTAAAAACAAGTCTCTCCAGCAGCCGCCAGAAGGCTGCAATAAGTCACCAGAGTGTCAGTGCAAATGCAACTAAGGGCTATGGCTGTGAGGTCTCATCAAGTGAACTTTGGGGTTCATACCTGTGAGACATGAGACATTGGCTTGATCTGTTCTCCTGAATGGAATCCAGGGCTTCTCTCTCAGGAGGCGGGGCTGAGGCATGTTGGAAGGAAATGGTCCAGCCATCTCATGGTCCTTCTTGCTTAGGAGTGCATAATACGGTCTCTAAAGACACAGCCGTGCAGCTGGgcggtctttaatcccagcactcaggaggcagaggctggtagatctctgtgagttcaaggccagcctggtctacagagggagttccaggacagccagggctacacagagatgagagggagagggagagggagagggagagggagaggagagagatcgCAAGAGCACTGCTCTGACTCTTATTGCCTAAACAGTTTACATGGGTCCTTAGCATCGGCAAAGCCTCGTTTGCAGCCAGCCTGTGGCAGACTGTAAAGATCAGATGCAGCCCCCAAATTCTCCAAAGCATCTTTTACATCCCAGGGTGGAGCCATGGATCTCCTGACCCATTAAGACTGAGGGGAAGGAGAGCAGAAAGGAGCCCTGTGGTGGCAGAACCCTTAGCCACAGACACaggctccagccccagctctctGGCTGACTCCAGGTCACTGTAGATGGTGCATTTCTCCTTAGCTCCCAGGGCAGCTGATACATTGTTTTTCCACACAGATGTGAAACCTGTCTTTTATAAAGCCGCCAGCCGGCCAGACTCCCCACCACAGGTCTCCTTCTTTTCCAGGTTTCACAATGTAGACTTTCAACCAGGAAGGGTAGGGACAACACAGGCCGGGAAGCAGACAGATTtgaagagggaaaagggaggagggagaagaaggctcATTAACTCCCTAAGCTAGGGGAGGCTCTGCCAAGATCACTTAGCCCAGTTCAGAAAACCCTCCTccgttcctcccctcccctgccgcCCCCCCAATTCTTTATTGGGGTACGCAAGCCTCAGCCCCCACCCTCTCCTAGCCTAGACATCCTACTCAGGACTGGCCCAGTACCAGCGTGCTCTGCAGCAGAGTCTTACCATAGGAGGGGAGGTTAAACTCATTGCAGACAGACCCCAGCCCTCTCTCAAATCTaccccctctctcctgcctgggGCTCACCCCCATGTCCACTCAAAAGCCACCGTTCAAGCCTGTGTTCCTTCTGCTGGTCTCTCTAACCCCAGCCTATGAGCCCCAGCGGAGTACTCTAGAACTGGCCTCGAATCTGCCCAGCCCAGGATCCAAACGGAACATGATTCACATCTCAGGGCTCCTCATCCCAGATGTCACATTGGGTAAAGGCAGTGGGAACACCCGAACCCTGTCCCCGAGATCCTGCTTTGTGGGCTTCAGGGAAAACTGGAGAACAAAGATGGCCACAGCTGCTGCCCCGGACTGACCCAGATTCAGGGAGGTGTGACCAGGGGCCCTGCAGCTTCGGGGATGGATCGTTCCCATCTTcttccctcctcacccctgcAGCCCACAGATTCCCTCCTGAAAGAACCATGCAGACTTGGACTGTAGGAGTagccatcctcctcctcctcccgtcCGGCTGCTGGTGGCTGTAGTCaaccctggaggaggaggaggcatatacacacatcagACGCATATGTCCTTAAGGCCTCCACGGAGCTCTGCACCTGCCTCTTTCCCACCCTTGTCAACCAGGCTGTTCCGAGTGCGTTCAGAGCCAGGGCAGCTCTGCTACTAGTATCTCCCCGTTCTTTCTCACCGCAGGCCAGGTCTGGACTGAGGGAAGGGCACTGTGAGCCGAGGGCTCTTCACGGACAGGGACATTGCTTCCGAAGCAGCAAGCCCCTCCCTGGTCACCCTGGGGATAGGCCTGGCCAGCTCTCTCCTTGTCTAAAGCTGAGGTAGTCTGAGCGAAATAGCCCGGGCTAGAAGCAATAGCCAACGAATGGACAGGTTCTAGTTTGCTTTGGGCTTGGGGGTCTGGGGCGCTAGGGTTGAAGCCAAGGGTATCATGTGTATTACGCTATACTCGTCTCTGAGCTATACCCCAGTTCTGTTGTAAATCCCTTAGATTCCCACCTTCCTTGAACTGGTCCCCTACTGGGGCTCAGCCACTAATACCCCCTCTTCAGGGGTAGAGAGGGGCTCTTCTTGCCACCTTCACAGCCCTTGCCTCGCTGCTCAGCCATGCAGCCCATGTAGCTCTGGGCCACTGTCAAACGCTAGCTGGGGCACTGTTCAGCAGCCCTGGATGTGCCTCGGTTTCCCCCATTCATGAAATGGGAATGGCGGCGGCAGTCAGCCTTTAGAGAGGGTGAGAGCGGTCGTGAGCGGAGTGGCTTGCACTGGTGGCTGGCAGCTGACAGCTGGCAGGTCCTTCCCAAGTGTCAGCAGCTGCTGTCATCATGATTGTCTGTTGCTAAGTGAGTCAAACTGTCCCCGTTCTAGACTTGGAGAGCTGAGATCAAATTGCTTAAATAATTTCCCCATGGTGACCCAGGCCGGATGTCAGCCTACTGCCCTCTACGGGGTCTGAGTGTAGAAGATGGCTTTGCCATCTAAGGAGGCCACATGGCTGGCAGGCAGGGAGTGATGTGGAAGGAATTCACCAGAATTCACAATCCCTTCTATACCCCTATGTAAAGCGATTGACTTTGGACGTGTGTTGACTTGGAGTTTTTACTTGGAGAACTCTGAAATAGGACTAAGAATGCCAACTGTTAAAAAGTGAACGTgaaaggttggagagatggctcagcagttaagagcactggctgcactagCCCGAGGAaccaagttcaactcccagcatccctgtggcagctcacacctgtctgtaactccagttaatACTGTTCCACTGACATACATTCAGGAAAACACCAATGaatgtaacataaaaataaactgtgtatttttaaagagttGAGACAGTGTTCACAAGGATGTAAAGGAATCTGACAGCCCagttactgggggggggggggggctagaatTGAATACACTGTATCGACTTTAGGAAACACCTTGGTAATTGCCTCAAGTGTTAAAAATAAAGGCTCAGCGGAGGTGTGCTCACCTATTGGTATCAGAGAgcctgggttccattctcagtACTGCAGAAgatagaagagggagagagagagggaaggaggggcggGCAACGTTAAAGATAGAACTACCGGCGGCAGCCATCTTCCAGTAACTCACCAACATGACGAACACAAAGGGAAAGCGGCGAGGCACCCGGTACATGTTCTCCAGGCCTTTTAGGAAACATGGCGTTGTTCCTTTGGCCACATACATGCGAATCTACAAGAAGGGTGATATTGTAGACATCAAGGGAATGGGCACTGTTCAAAAAGGAATGCCCCATAAGTGCTACCATGGCAAAACTGGAAGAGTCTACAATGTCACCCAGCATGCCGTGGGCATCATTGTGAACAAGCAAGTTAAGGGCAAAATTCTGGCCAAGAGGATCAATGTGCGGATTGAGCACATCAAGCACTcgaagagcagagacagcttcctgaagcgGGTGAAGGAGAACgatcagaagaagaaggaagccaaagagaagggcaccTGGGTTCAGCTGAAGCGCCAGCCAGCACCACCCAGAGAAGCACACTTTGTGAGGACTAATGGAAAAGAACCAGAGCTGCTGGAGCCCATTCCCTATGAATTCATGGCctaatgtacaaaaagaaataaaggacccAGACTGcagagtgttaaaaaaaaaaaaaaaaaaaaaaagatagaactaCCGAGATGTGTACCCAAGAGAATTATATACACAATTGTATCCACTCCAAATGAATACCCAAGGGAATTAGAACTAATGGTCCACTTAACCTTTTTTCCACAAATGGTCACATAAGCGTTATTCAAAGTGGGAGGGGAGTACAAATCCAAATGTCCATGTACAGATCTGATACATCCACACCCATACAGTGGAGTATCCTCTAGTCTTAAAAAATGAATGCGTACTGATGTCATGCTGTGGATGAAACCTGAAAACTTGCtgaatgaaagaagccagacatggggcggggggtggggaggaagccaGGATGTTAAGCAAATGAACATTCCAGAATTGGAAAATCCTAAGAGAAATAGTATAGATTTGTGGTTGCCAGGaactggggtgagggtggggcgaagggagggaggatggactGTGACCACCAAGTAAACAATGTATTTttgtggataatgaaaatattctagaatTAGAATTAGACCGCTGCACAGGGGTAGGAAGGTACTCAGAAGACGTTGACCAAAACACATAGGTGGCTGATGGCAAGGGATGTAAATCATGCTTGAGAATGAGGTGCCCCTCCCCTTgaagtttgggggtgggggtacacAGTCTGCAAACCCACTGTCTCACTTCGCTTCCACCTCCTGCAGCTCACACCACTGTGAACACATCCGGTCTCCTTCAACACGTGAAATTTCAGTCCAGCAACTTTGAGAACATCTTGACGTGGGATGGTGGGCCAGCTAGCACCTCTGACACCGTCTACAGTGTGGAATATAAGAAGCAAGTATCTCGTCCCTCTCAACCCCCTCCTGACCCTGCTCTGCAGCGAGCTCCTCCAGGATGTCCCAGCTCCAAATGTCCCAACACAGATAAAGCGTTTCTACATTTCCCTCCTAGTGGGAAGATAACAATTAGAGTTAATAGGACAGTGAATAGTGGCTGAGTATGAGAGCCAGCTCCAACCATGTAGCCTTGTGCAGTCAGGGAGACTTCTCTAAGTCTCAGTTTTATCGTTTGTCCAGTGCGAGTGATGACGGTATGCTCATCACAGGATCTCAAATGGAGAATGATGACGCCACTAGCACGCATGCCCTCTTTCTGATACAGTACTAATAACTGATAGTAACGAGGATAGTCTAGGTCCGTAGAAACTTCACCCAACCCCTCCTGCCTGTGTGTTTGCAAAGGCTGGGTCCCTTCTGAGTCCTGACACTTCAACTTGTGGCAAGTCACTCCCTGGTTC
Above is a window of Mus pahari chromosome 6, PAHARI_EIJ_v1.1, whole genome shotgun sequence DNA encoding:
- the LOC110323525 gene encoding 60S ribosomal protein L21, whose amino-acid sequence is MTNTKGKRRGTRYMFSRPFRKHGVVPLATYMRIYKKGDIVDIKGMGTVQKGMPHKCYHGKTGRVYNVTQHAVGIIVNKQVKGKILAKRINVRIEHIKHSKSRDSFLKRVKENDQKKKEAKEKGTWVQLKRQPAPPREAHFVRTNGKEPELLEPIPYEFMA